The Candidatus Niyogibacteria bacterium CG10_big_fil_rev_8_21_14_0_10_46_36 genome includes the window GACTACTTTGATACGAGCAAATGCTTCAATTTCAGGTTTTATGTTTGCCATAGAATAGAGAAAAAACAATCTAATGCACTCCCATAATAAATAAAAAAAATACCCGTTTCAAGGATATTATTACAAGAACATAGAGCAAGAAAAAAATCCAGCCCCTCCTACGGCAGAAACGCCTTAAACCAGCGCCACAAAAGTGAACCCCCTTTTTGTGAAAATCCTGAGAACATGCCGCCCCCACTTTCTATATCAGACTCATACGCCATAAGACAAAGCCCAGCAACCGTTGCAAAACGCGGATCAAATTCCTCTGCCAGCTCGGATTCCTCAAGGGCACGCGCAACTTCAACCGGAAGCTTAAGGGAATCCCGCCCCATTGCTTCAATGTTAAACAAATGCGATCCCCCTCCGGCAAGAATGACACCGCCCGGCAAAAGACCGTCCCGGTTTATCTTTTTAAGATGCGCGTCAACCGATTCAAATATGTCGCCCGCACGCGCCGTGATTATTTCTTCTATATGTTTTTTTGTTGAACCGCGAAAATTCCGGTATTCCTGCTTTTGACGCTCTGCTTCTTCAAGTCCAATCCGGAGTCCGATAGCAATATCGTGAGTAATTGCCTGCGCCCCTATAGGAAATGTTTTCACCGATACTGGGACGCCCTCTTCAAAAATTGCGGCGCTCACCGTACCCGCGCCGATATCCAGCGTCATCACACCCACTTCTTTTTTGTGCTGAGAAAGCACTGCGCGTGATGCCGCAAGCGGAGAAGCGACCACATCATCAACCGCAATACCTACCCGCTCGGCGCATGCTGCAATATGTTCTATCTGCTGAGACAGCGCAGTAACAAAAAGCGTTTCCGCTTCAAGGCGGGAACCGGTAATGCCCACCGGGTTCCGGGTAATAAGATCTTTATCAACGCGGAACAATATAGGAAACCGATGAAGAATTTCTTTGTTGTGATGCGGCACAATACTTGCGTAACTCGCATCAAGCACCCGGCTGACATCACGTTCGGTAATATCTCCTCCATTTGCGTACGGGAGCACGAGAGAGCCGCGCGCAATAGAAGAATCAAGACTTGCGCCTCCATACGAAAAAAAGGCTGACGAAACCTTGGTGCCCGCCATTTTTGTCGCTTGAAAAAGAGATTTTTTCAGTTGTGTCGCCGCCGCATCAATATCTATGATGTCCCCTCGCCGTACGCCCTCCGAATGCACATCCCCCACTCCCCTGATCTGCATGCGCCCGCTTGCGTCATCCCATTCCGTTATCATCGTCTGAATGCTGGAAACTCCGATATCAATGCCTGTAGCGATGTGACGCGCCATATACTTTAGTATAACGCAATTTTTCAGCGTTTGACAAAATATCCAAAAAACTTCTCCTCTTGCCCCGTCATACGAATCTCATCCTTTCTGTGCTTGTGGTCATATCCCTTTATATGAAGCAGTCCATGTATGTAGAGACACATAAGGCGTTCCCGGAATGAATCCCCGTAGCGCTCTGCTTCTTTCCGTATTTGATCTTTATTCAACAACACCTCGCCTATGCCATCTCCAAGTAGAAAAGAAAGAACATTTAATGCATGATTCGGCTCAAAATGAAACTTTTTTTGCGCCCGCAAAATGCGCCGCACACGGCGCATTTCAGTATCGGAAAGTATTGCAACGCTTATCTGAAAACGCTTCCCCAATATTTTTGTTTGTATGTCCTGCCACGGCACCGAACGAAACCGTTGTGCCGCAGAGTTCAACTCAACCGCCATTTTTTTCTTGGGTCATGAGATGTTCGCGCACCATCTGTGAGATGCGATCTCCCGACGCTTTACCCTTAAGCACCGGCATAATGGCCTTCATGACATTACTAAAGTCGGCCATGCTTTTCGCATTCGCTTCGCGCATACCCTCTTCAATACGCGACCGCAACTCCTCATCAGACATTTCGGGGGGGAGATATGAAGAGAGCACATTGAGCTCTTTTGATTCTTTTTCTGCAAGCTCTTCGCGGCCTCCTTCCCGGAAACTCTCAATTGAATCTTTTCGTTTTTTTGCCTCACTCCGAATCACTTCCACAACCTCCTCATCAGACAACCCGACATCCTTTTTGCGGAGCTCTATTTCTTTATTGGTGATTGCGGATGAAAGCATTCGCAACGTCGAAAGCCGCGCCTCATCTTTATCGCGCATCGCTTTCTTTACATCGTCGTAAATAGTTTGTTTGAGACTCATGCCCCGTTAGAAGTCTGGCTAGGTTGTAATATTTAAGCACACAACATCATATCTTGCCTTTTTATACCGCCATGCGTCTTGTAATAAAAAATTTCTTAAAATTTTTATCCAAGACGCCTAACGGGGCGT containing:
- the ybeY gene encoding rRNA maturation RNase YbeY encodes the protein MAVELNSAAQRFRSVPWQDIQTKILGKRFQISVAILSDTEMRRVRRILRAQKKFHFEPNHALNVLSFLLGDGIGEVLLNKDQIRKEAERYGDSFRERLMCLYIHGLLHIKGYDHKHRKDEIRMTGQEEKFFGYFVKR
- a CDS encoding glutamyl-tRNA amidotransferase; this encodes MSLKQTIYDDVKKAMRDKDEARLSTLRMLSSAITNKEIELRKKDVGLSDEEVVEVIRSEAKKRKDSIESFREGGREELAEKESKELNVLSSYLPPEMSDEELRSRIEEGMREANAKSMADFSNVMKAIMPVLKGKASGDRISQMVREHLMTQEKNGG
- the ftsA gene encoding cell division protein FtsA, with product MARHIATGIDIGVSSIQTMITEWDDASGRMQIRGVGDVHSEGVRRGDIIDIDAAATQLKKSLFQATKMAGTKVSSAFFSYGGASLDSSIARGSLVLPYANGGDITERDVSRVLDASYASIVPHHNKEILHRFPILFRVDKDLITRNPVGITGSRLEAETLFVTALSQQIEHIAACAERVGIAVDDVVASPLAASRAVLSQHKKEVGVMTLDIGAGTVSAAIFEEGVPVSVKTFPIGAQAITHDIAIGLRIGLEEAERQKQEYRNFRGSTKKHIEEIITARAGDIFESVDAHLKKINRDGLLPGGVILAGGGSHLFNIEAMGRDSLKLPVEVARALEESELAEEFDPRFATVAGLCLMAYESDIESGGGMFSGFSQKGGSLLWRWFKAFLP